Proteins encoded within one genomic window of Rhizobium acidisoli:
- a CDS encoding copper resistance protein CopC has protein sequence MKWPTRSMRWGAEGAGLREAGSRQITVEWQALSNDGHKTNGSYSFTVTP, from the coding sequence ATGAAATGGCCCACTCGATCAATGCGCTGGGGCGCTGAAGGTGCCGGTCTCCGAGAAGCTGGCAGCCGGCAAATCACCGTCGAATGGCAAGCGCTTTCGAACGACGGCCATAAGACCAACGGCAGCTATAGCTTTACCGTGACGCCGTGA
- a CDS encoding SCO family protein encodes MNRSSKGHPSLVYFGSTRCQEVCPTTLYEMAHSINALGR; translated from the coding sequence ATCAATCGCTCTTCAAAGGGCCATCCCTCGCTGGTATATTTCGGGTCCACGCGTTGCCAGGAGGTCTGCCCTACGACGCTTTATGAAATGGCCCACTCGATCAATGCGCTGGGGCGCTGA
- a CDS encoding DUF982 domain-containing protein: MSEKWSKPVEVAFGVSGYRTVTGPFDAMIVLTDLWPKRSGLRFIKARNACSAAIAGRIGAEDARREFLAAAEEAELSTH, encoded by the coding sequence ATGTCGGAAAAATGGAGCAAACCGGTCGAGGTCGCCTTCGGTGTCTCCGGATACAGAACCGTCACCGGTCCATTCGACGCGATGATTGTCCTCACGGACCTGTGGCCAAAGAGATCGGGCCTGCGTTTCATCAAGGCTCGCAATGCCTGTAGCGCAGCCATTGCTGGTCGCATTGGTGCCGAGGATGCCCGAAGGGAATTTCTAGCCGCAGCAGAAGAGGCCGAACTCAGCACCCACTGA
- a CDS encoding MBL fold metallo-hydrolase, which yields MVVQLSLETGDIAPTEETGSGALVFAADLAYRLMSIVNVIFYGDPAMGNGWVLIDTGLPTSKNTIVKTAQARFGQGTRPAAIIMTHGHFDHSGSLEALARHWKVPVYAHPLEFPYLDGRASYPPADALVGGGAMALLTPLFPRSPVDVRQWLKMLPPDQSVPAMPGWKWLHTPGHSPGHISLFRESDRTMIAGDAIVTTGQESIYEVMTQKPEMHGPPRYLTPDWEDAERSVAMLANLEPELVITGHGPPVRGEHMRACLHELAANFSAIAIPEGRPYVLDPAKPGKSGNDAYR from the coding sequence ATGGTTGTACAGCTTTCGCTCGAAACCGGTGACATTGCGCCCACTGAGGAAACCGGCTCTGGCGCGTTAGTATTCGCAGCCGATCTCGCATATCGCCTGATGTCGATCGTCAATGTGATTTTCTATGGCGACCCCGCAATGGGTAACGGCTGGGTGCTGATCGATACGGGTCTGCCGACGTCGAAGAATACGATCGTCAAAACGGCGCAAGCGCGTTTCGGCCAAGGCACACGGCCAGCGGCAATCATCATGACGCATGGCCATTTCGACCATTCCGGCTCCCTGGAGGCGCTCGCACGACATTGGAAGGTTCCGGTATATGCACATCCTCTCGAATTTCCGTACCTCGACGGGCGAGCTTCCTATCCGCCAGCAGATGCCTTAGTTGGAGGGGGCGCGATGGCGCTGCTGACGCCTCTCTTTCCACGCTCGCCCGTTGACGTGCGTCAGTGGCTGAAAATGCTTCCGCCGGATCAGAGCGTACCAGCTATGCCAGGATGGAAGTGGCTGCACACGCCAGGGCACTCGCCCGGTCACATCTCGTTGTTCCGTGAAAGTGACCGCACCATGATCGCGGGCGACGCGATCGTCACGACAGGCCAGGAATCAATTTACGAGGTCATGACGCAAAAACCGGAGATGCACGGGCCGCCGCGGTACCTGACACCCGATTGGGAAGATGCCGAACGATCCGTTGCCATGCTGGCTAATCTGGAACCGGAACTCGTCATCACGGGGCACGGCCCGCCAGTACGGGGAGAACACATGCGTGCTTGTCTCCACGAGCTCGCCGCAAATTTTTCGGCGATTGCGATACCTGAGGGACGACCGTATGTGCTTGACCCGGCAAAGCCTGGCAAGAGCGGAAACGACGCCTACCGGTAG
- the sdhD gene encoding succinate dehydrogenase, hydrophobic membrane anchor protein, whose protein sequence is MTTPLGRVRGLGSAKGGTRAYVLKQASGLALGILTPYLIGIGIYLFGRNRDFVVASIGSFWIGPALFAFIFLSAIHMDFGMRTIIEDYVHGHLRKLALLLLNSAFTWLVCVLSVFAILRMMFDAAQQ, encoded by the coding sequence ATGACTACACCGCTCGGACGCGTTCGGGGTTTGGGATCTGCTAAAGGAGGCACCCGAGCCTACGTTCTCAAACAAGCTTCGGGATTGGCATTAGGTATCTTGACCCCCTATTTGATCGGGATCGGTATCTATCTGTTTGGACGAAATCGCGACTTTGTCGTTGCTTCGATCGGCAGCTTCTGGATTGGCCCTGCCCTCTTTGCATTTATTTTCCTGAGCGCCATCCATATGGACTTCGGCATGCGGACGATCATTGAAGACTACGTTCATGGCCATCTGAGAAAGCTCGCCCTGCTGCTCCTGAATTCGGCCTTCACGTGGCTGGTATGTGTATTGTCTGTCTTCGCCATCCTCCGGATGATGTTCGATGCGGCACAGCAATAG